From a region of the Labrus mixtus chromosome 5, fLabMix1.1, whole genome shotgun sequence genome:
- the niban2b gene encoding protein Niban 2b isoform X1 yields MGDVISSHLDEAKREIITARTGEVMGEFGRLYEQQYAVALFNKVRFDIEGGGGPQPQLLHRKVPLENKSIFSGSLFQYLEENKKWRNRFLFVPDSYNINYYDNKASHDRHLNPKGTINCAGYKVLTAMDQYLDLISNSLPGVKAKVGSSPFLKCATQFPLILWHPYGRHYYFCVTTEKEQQKWHAVLQDCVRHSNDGLSEEDKVQTPAFTDAVRLHRQAQGHYGTWEMMCGVPSQILSNLVMEGLLPELRELISPRLKGKLHERQRNWMLISDAVYSLVQTQCQAQFEAVLQKCEAARSSLEASIRTDMDQIITSKEHVTNKIKGVVLPKAEKLLKVSIQPYISSILDALMEPTSRGFSEVRDVFFRELVDMSKNSLNQGTKETVAQHMEKISMLAFHPVKMQSCYEKVECLSLEGLQQRFDVSSPSVFVQRAQILMREQMDDAVYTFEQILHQSLEAQGSEELCKTIQRCQDRVIKKFDYDSSTVRKRFFREALLQIFIPYMLKQLSPTCSPELPRFQELIFEDFSRFILVENIFEEVVLQSVMKDIMMAVKEAAVQRRHNLYRDSIVLSNSDPSLHLLGENPSIDWAGEYGGAQEEVDGAGEEPQGDAEAEGEGGASQKRKRMKQVVSMIQEEGSPIPPSELSVEVPCVDDIMEEDGEEEEEEEEKEGAKDGEGEENSEEKASLQQNGPASPEASEMPSVLSKSSELKEVKVEPEGKEVLQEAEAPTESSSAAEEKGKGEDSQPAMEEEPPRCNQEESEEVLPPPPPSEETPSEATEPTPKETSDFPPPPHDDSGFQSPCSDAGEEQEEEVAPSTEAPQPAAEHPNEEQQVGEPQEEVAAPSAEASPPATEHPEEQQTGEPQEEVAPSTVAPQPAAEHPKERQTGEPAAPEAESKRSDSEPTEQ; encoded by the exons ctcgTACTGGGGAGGTGATGGGGGAGTTTGGGCGTCTCTATGAGCAGCAGTATGCAGTGGCTCTCTTTAACAAAGTTCGCTTTGACATAGAAGGAGGAGGCGGCCCGCAACCCCAGCTGCTGCACCGCAag GTTCCTCTGGAGAACAAGTCCATCTTCTCCGGCTCGCTCTTTCAGTACCTCGAGGAGAACAAGAAATGGAGGAACCGCTTCCTCTTCGTTCCAGACTCCTACAACATCAACTACTACGACAACAAAGCc TCCCACGACAGACACCTCAACCCCAAAGGAACCATCAACTGTGCCGGATACAAAGTGCTGACGGCTATGGATCAGTACCTCGACCTGATCAGTAACAGCCTGCCag GTGTTAAAGCCAAAGTGGGAAGTTCACCTTTCCTTAAGTGTGCGACACAGTTCCCTCTGATCCTGTGGCACCCGTACGGCCGTCACTATTACTTCTGTGTGACGACGgagaaagagcagcagaagTGGCACGCTGTCCTGCAGGACTGTGTCCGACACAGCAACGATG GTTTGTCTGAAGAGGATAAAGTCCAAACACCTGCCTTCACTGACGCAGTACGACTCCACCGCCAGGCTCAAGGGCACTACGGCACCTGGGAGATGATGTGTGGTGTTCCATCACAG ATTCTGTCCAACCTGGTGATGGAGGGTCTCCTCCCTGAGCTGAGAGAGCTCATCTCCCCCCGCCTCAAAGGGAAACTACACGAGAGGCAGAGGAACTGGATGCTG ATCAGCGATGCCGTGTACAGTCTGGTGCAGACTCAGTGTCAGGCTCAGTTTGAGGCCGTGCTGCAGAAGTGCGAGGCGGCTCGCTCTTCTCTGGAAGCTTCCATACGAACAGACATGGACCAGATCATCACGTCTAAGGAGCATGTCACCAACAAGATCAAAG GTGTGGTTCTCCCCAAGGCGGAGAAGCTGCTGAAGGTGAGCATCCAGCCGTACATCAGCTCCATCCTGGACGCGCTGATGGAGCCGACCAGCCGAGGCTTCTCCGAGGTCCGAGACGTGTTCTTCAGAGAGCTGGTGGACATGAGCAAGAACTCGCTCAACCAGGGCACCAAGGAGACCGTGGCacag cacaTGGAGAAGATCTCCATGCTGGCCTTCCACCCGGTGAAGATGCAGAGCTGCTATGAGAAGGTGGAGTGTCTGAGTCTGGAGGGTCTGCAGCAGAGATTCGACGTCTCCAGCCCGTCGGTGTTCGTCCAGAGGGCCCAGATCCTCATGAGAGAG CAAATGGACGATGCTGTGTACACGTTTGAGCAGATCCTCCATCAGAGTCTGGAGGCTCAGGGTTCAGAAGAGCTGTGCAAGACCATCCAACGTTGCCAGGACAGGGTCAtcaag AAATTCGACTACGACAGCAGCACGGTGAGGAAGCGTTTCTTCCGCGAGGCTCTCCTTCAGATCTTCATCCCCTACATGCTGAAGCAGCTCAGCCCCACCTGTTCCCCG GAGCTGCCGCGCTTCCAGGAGCTGATCTTTGAGGACTTTTCTCGCTTCATCCTGGTGGAGAACATCTTTGAGGAGGTGGTGCTGCAGTCAGTCATGAAGGACATCATGATGG CTGTAAAGGAGGCAGCGGTGCAGAGGAGACACAACCTGTACAGAGACAGCATCGTCCTCAGCAACAGCGACCCAAGCCTGCACCTTCTGGGAGAAAACCCTTCCATCGACTGGGCAGGGGAGTACGGAGGAGCGCAGGAGGAGGTGGACGGAGCAGGGGAGGAGCCTCAGGGTGATGCTGAGGCTGAGGGTGAGGGTGGGGCGTctcaaaagaggaagaggatgaagcaGGTGGTGTCCATGATCCAGGAAGAGGGATCCCCAATACCACCCAGTGAGTTGTCTGTGGAGGTGCCTTGCGTCGATGACATCATGGAGGAGGacggagaagaggaggaggaggaggaggagaaggagggagctAAAGATGGAGAAGGTGAGGAGAATTCAGAGGAAAAAGCTTCTCTTCAGCAGAACGGACCTGCAAGTCCTGAAGCATCAGAGATGCCTTCAGTCTTATCAAAGAGTTCAGAGCTTAAGGAAGTAAAAGTAGAACCTGAGGGTAAAGAAGTCCTGCAGGAGGCTGAAGCTCCTACAGAAAGCTCTTCAGCTGCTGAGGAGAAAGGTAAAGGAGAAGACAGCCAGCCAGCGATGGAGGAGGAACCACCACGATGCAACCAGGAAGAGTCAGAGGAGGTGCTTCCACCGCCACCTCCTTCTGAGGAAACCCCGTCTGAAGCTACAGAACCCACTCCAAAGGAGACTTCAGACTTCCCCCCGCCTCCACACGATGATAGCGGTTTCCAATCTCCCTGCAGCGACGCgggggaggagcaggaagaggaggtggcACCCAGTACAGAAGCCCCACAGCCTGCTGCTGAGCACCCTAATGAGGAGCAGCAAGTGGGTGAGCCACAGGAGGAGGTGGCAGCACCCAGTGCAGAAGCTTCTCCGCCTGCTACAGAGCACCCTGAGGAGCAGCAGACAGGTGAGCCACAGGAGGAGGTGGCACCCAGTACAGTAGCCCCACAGCCTGCTGCCGAGCACCCTAAGGAGCGGCAGACTGGTGAGCCGGCTGCACCAGAGGCAGAAAGCAAACGCAGTGACTCTGAGCCCACCGAGCAGTGA
- the niban2b gene encoding protein Niban 2b isoform X2 has product MGDVISSHLDEAKREIITARTGEVMGEFGRLYEQQYAVALFNKVRFDIEGGGGPQPQLLHRKVPLENKSIFSGSLFQYLEENKKWRNRFLFVPDSYNINYYDNKASHDRHLNPKGTINCAGYKVLTAMDQYLDLISNSLPGVKAKVGSSPFLKCATQFPLILWHPYGRHYYFCVTTEKEQQKWHAVLQDCVRHSNDGLSEEDKVQTPAFTDAVRLHRQAQGHYGTWEMMCGVPSQILSNLVMEGLLPELRELISPRLKGKLHERQRNWMLISDAVYSLVQTQCQAQFEAVLQKCEAARSSLEASIRTDMDQIITSKEHVTNKIKGVVLPKAEKLLKVSIQPYISSILDALMEPTSRGFSEVRDVFFRELVDMSKNSLNQGTKETVAQHMEKISMLAFHPVKMQSCYEKVECLSLEGLQQRFDVSSPSVFVQRAQILMREQMDDAVYTFEQILHQSLEAQGSEELCKTIQRCQDRVIKKFDYDSSTVRKRFFREALLQIFIPYMLKQLSPTCSPELPRFQELIFEDFSRFILVENIFEEVVLQSVMKDIMMAVKEAAVQRRHNLYRDSIVLSNSDPSLHLLGENPSIDWAGEYGGAQEEVDGAGEEPQGDAEAEGEGGASQKRKRMKQVVSMIQEEGSPIPPSELSVEVPCVDDIMEEDGEEEEEEEEKEGAKDGEGEENSEEKASLQQNGPASPEASEMPSVLSKSSELKEVKVEPEGKEVLQEAEAPTESSSAAEEKGKGEDSQPAMEEEPPRCNQEESEEVLPPPPPSEETPSEATEPTPKETSDFPPPPHDDSGFQSPCSDAGEEQEEEVAPSTEAPQPAAEHPNEEQQVGEPQEEVAPSTVAPQPAAEHPKERQTGEPAAPEAESKRSDSEPTEQ; this is encoded by the exons ctcgTACTGGGGAGGTGATGGGGGAGTTTGGGCGTCTCTATGAGCAGCAGTATGCAGTGGCTCTCTTTAACAAAGTTCGCTTTGACATAGAAGGAGGAGGCGGCCCGCAACCCCAGCTGCTGCACCGCAag GTTCCTCTGGAGAACAAGTCCATCTTCTCCGGCTCGCTCTTTCAGTACCTCGAGGAGAACAAGAAATGGAGGAACCGCTTCCTCTTCGTTCCAGACTCCTACAACATCAACTACTACGACAACAAAGCc TCCCACGACAGACACCTCAACCCCAAAGGAACCATCAACTGTGCCGGATACAAAGTGCTGACGGCTATGGATCAGTACCTCGACCTGATCAGTAACAGCCTGCCag GTGTTAAAGCCAAAGTGGGAAGTTCACCTTTCCTTAAGTGTGCGACACAGTTCCCTCTGATCCTGTGGCACCCGTACGGCCGTCACTATTACTTCTGTGTGACGACGgagaaagagcagcagaagTGGCACGCTGTCCTGCAGGACTGTGTCCGACACAGCAACGATG GTTTGTCTGAAGAGGATAAAGTCCAAACACCTGCCTTCACTGACGCAGTACGACTCCACCGCCAGGCTCAAGGGCACTACGGCACCTGGGAGATGATGTGTGGTGTTCCATCACAG ATTCTGTCCAACCTGGTGATGGAGGGTCTCCTCCCTGAGCTGAGAGAGCTCATCTCCCCCCGCCTCAAAGGGAAACTACACGAGAGGCAGAGGAACTGGATGCTG ATCAGCGATGCCGTGTACAGTCTGGTGCAGACTCAGTGTCAGGCTCAGTTTGAGGCCGTGCTGCAGAAGTGCGAGGCGGCTCGCTCTTCTCTGGAAGCTTCCATACGAACAGACATGGACCAGATCATCACGTCTAAGGAGCATGTCACCAACAAGATCAAAG GTGTGGTTCTCCCCAAGGCGGAGAAGCTGCTGAAGGTGAGCATCCAGCCGTACATCAGCTCCATCCTGGACGCGCTGATGGAGCCGACCAGCCGAGGCTTCTCCGAGGTCCGAGACGTGTTCTTCAGAGAGCTGGTGGACATGAGCAAGAACTCGCTCAACCAGGGCACCAAGGAGACCGTGGCacag cacaTGGAGAAGATCTCCATGCTGGCCTTCCACCCGGTGAAGATGCAGAGCTGCTATGAGAAGGTGGAGTGTCTGAGTCTGGAGGGTCTGCAGCAGAGATTCGACGTCTCCAGCCCGTCGGTGTTCGTCCAGAGGGCCCAGATCCTCATGAGAGAG CAAATGGACGATGCTGTGTACACGTTTGAGCAGATCCTCCATCAGAGTCTGGAGGCTCAGGGTTCAGAAGAGCTGTGCAAGACCATCCAACGTTGCCAGGACAGGGTCAtcaag AAATTCGACTACGACAGCAGCACGGTGAGGAAGCGTTTCTTCCGCGAGGCTCTCCTTCAGATCTTCATCCCCTACATGCTGAAGCAGCTCAGCCCCACCTGTTCCCCG GAGCTGCCGCGCTTCCAGGAGCTGATCTTTGAGGACTTTTCTCGCTTCATCCTGGTGGAGAACATCTTTGAGGAGGTGGTGCTGCAGTCAGTCATGAAGGACATCATGATGG CTGTAAAGGAGGCAGCGGTGCAGAGGAGACACAACCTGTACAGAGACAGCATCGTCCTCAGCAACAGCGACCCAAGCCTGCACCTTCTGGGAGAAAACCCTTCCATCGACTGGGCAGGGGAGTACGGAGGAGCGCAGGAGGAGGTGGACGGAGCAGGGGAGGAGCCTCAGGGTGATGCTGAGGCTGAGGGTGAGGGTGGGGCGTctcaaaagaggaagaggatgaagcaGGTGGTGTCCATGATCCAGGAAGAGGGATCCCCAATACCACCCAGTGAGTTGTCTGTGGAGGTGCCTTGCGTCGATGACATCATGGAGGAGGacggagaagaggaggaggaggaggaggagaaggagggagctAAAGATGGAGAAGGTGAGGAGAATTCAGAGGAAAAAGCTTCTCTTCAGCAGAACGGACCTGCAAGTCCTGAAGCATCAGAGATGCCTTCAGTCTTATCAAAGAGTTCAGAGCTTAAGGAAGTAAAAGTAGAACCTGAGGGTAAAGAAGTCCTGCAGGAGGCTGAAGCTCCTACAGAAAGCTCTTCAGCTGCTGAGGAGAAAGGTAAAGGAGAAGACAGCCAGCCAGCGATGGAGGAGGAACCACCACGATGCAACCAGGAAGAGTCAGAGGAGGTGCTTCCACCGCCACCTCCTTCTGAGGAAACCCCGTCTGAAGCTACAGAACCCACTCCAAAGGAGACTTCAGACTTCCCCCCGCCTCCACACGATGATAGCGGTTTCCAATCTCCCTGCAGCGACGCgggggaggagcaggaagaggaggtggcACCCAGTACAGAAGCCCCACAGCCTGCTGCTGAGCACCCTAATGAGGAGCAGCAAGTGG GTGAGCCACAGGAGGAGGTGGCACCCAGTACAGTAGCCCCACAGCCTGCTGCCGAGCACCCTAAGGAGCGGCAGACTGGTGAGCCGGCTGCACCAGAGGCAGAAAGCAAACGCAGTGACTCTGAGCCCACCGAGCAGTGA